A window from Argopecten irradians isolate NY chromosome 3, Ai_NY, whole genome shotgun sequence encodes these proteins:
- the LOC138317285 gene encoding calmodulin-like isoform X2: MDEDQINECKKAFILHDVNGDGTINTKELAAVIHTLGRYTNDADLQLMIKDADPEDNGTIDLKSFLKMMKSQFRAFESDDELRALFRVFDKDGNGFISAAELRHVMASLGEKLTDLEIDEMIVEGDIDGDGQVNFEDFVQMVTDM; the protein is encoded by the exons ATGGACGAGGACCAGATTAACG AGTGTAAAAAGGCCTTTATATTGCATGATGTGAATGGCGATGGTACTATTAACACCAAGGAATTAGCGGCAGTGATCCATACTCTGGGTCGCTATACCAATGACGCTGACTTACAGCTAATGATTAAAGATGCGGACCCCGAAG ataaCGGTACGATTGATCTCAAATCCTTTCTCAAAATGATGAAGAGTCAGTTTCGGGCGTTTGAAAGTGATGATGAACTTCGTGCACTGTTTAGAGTTTTCGATAAAGACGGAAATGGGTTTATAAGTGCTGCTGAATTAAGGCACGTAATGGCGAGCTTGGGAGAAAAACTAACGGATTTGGAAATTGATGAAATGATCGTAGAAGGTGATATTGATGGTGACGGACAAGTAAACTTTGAAG ATTTTGTTCAGATGGTGACGGACATGTAA
- the LOC138317285 gene encoding calmodulin-like isoform X1, whose protein sequence is MNARLMDEDQINECKKAFILHDVNGDGTINTKELAAVIHTLGRYTNDADLQLMIKDADPEDNGTIDLKSFLKMMKSQFRAFESDDELRALFRVFDKDGNGFISAAELRHVMASLGEKLTDLEIDEMIVEGDIDGDGQVNFEDFVQMVTDM, encoded by the exons ATGAATGCcag GTTAATGGACGAGGACCAGATTAACG AGTGTAAAAAGGCCTTTATATTGCATGATGTGAATGGCGATGGTACTATTAACACCAAGGAATTAGCGGCAGTGATCCATACTCTGGGTCGCTATACCAATGACGCTGACTTACAGCTAATGATTAAAGATGCGGACCCCGAAG ataaCGGTACGATTGATCTCAAATCCTTTCTCAAAATGATGAAGAGTCAGTTTCGGGCGTTTGAAAGTGATGATGAACTTCGTGCACTGTTTAGAGTTTTCGATAAAGACGGAAATGGGTTTATAAGTGCTGCTGAATTAAGGCACGTAATGGCGAGCTTGGGAGAAAAACTAACGGATTTGGAAATTGATGAAATGATCGTAGAAGGTGATATTGATGGTGACGGACAAGTAAACTTTGAAG ATTTTGTTCAGATGGTGACGGACATGTAA
- the LOC138317286 gene encoding calmodulin-like — MADQLTEDQIAEFKEAFTLFDKNGDGTIASSELGTVMRSLSQNPTEAELQDMISDVDKGGNGTIDFPEFLVMMTHKMQEEDSEEELVEAFKVFDKDGQGLISSAELRHVMTNLGEKLTDEEVDEMMREAALDNEGHISYEEFAKMMMSK; from the exons ATG GCAGATCAGCTGACAGAAGATCAGATTGCAG AATTCAAAGAGGCCTTCACCTTGTTTGACAAAAATGGTGACGGTACGATAGCGTCGTCAGAATTAGGGACAGTGATGAGGTCATTAAGTCAGAACCCGACAGAGGCCGAGTTACAGGACATGATCAGTGACGTAGACAAGGGAG GTAACGGAACTATCGATTTTCCGGAATTCCTCGTAATGATGACCCACAAAATGCAGGAAGAGGACAGCGAAGAAGAATTGGTAGAAGCTTTCAAAGTGTTTGATAAAGACGGGCAAGGGTTAATAAGTTCAGCAGAATTGCGGCATGTAATGACAAATTTAGGAGAAAAACTCACGGACGAAGAAGTGGATGAGATGATGAGAGAAGCTGCCCTTGATAATGAAGGGCATATCAGTTATGAAG aatTTGCAAAGATGATGATGTCAAAGTAG
- the LOC138317287 gene encoding calmodulin-like, with protein MANKLTDDQIAEFKEAFSLFDKKGDGTITTKELGTVMRSLGQNPTDAELEDMVNEVDADGNGAIDFPEFLTMLARKMKDGDNEDELRETFKVFDRDGSGFIGVVELRRVMSDLGEKLTDEEVDEMIREADMDGDGQVNYEEFVSMMTAK; from the exons ATG GCGAACAAACTGACAGACGACCAGATCGCAG AATTCAAGGAGGCGTTCAGTCTGTTCGACAAGAAAGGCGATGGGACTATAACAACAAAAGAGTTGGGGACAGTGATGAGGTCACTAGGTCAGAACCCGACAGATGCTGAGTTAGAGGACATGGTCAACGAAGTAGACGCTGACG GAAATGGTGCCATAGACTTTCCGGAATTTCTGACAATGCTGGCCCGTAAGATGAAGGATGGTGATAATGAGGATGAACTTAGGGAAACCTTTAAAGTGTTTGATAGAGATGGCAGCGGCTTTATCGGTGTTGTTGAATTACGACGTGTGATGTCTGATTTAGGAGAAAAACTAACAGACGAGGAAGTAGATGAAATGATCCGAGAGGCTGACATGGATGGTGATGGACAAGTCAATTATGAAG AATTCGTGAGCATGATGACGGCAAAGTGA
- the LOC138317288 gene encoding uncharacterized protein produces MVIRCAWGDCNADERYPERLDGGRFILFPKPKTNLDKCMRWIKACGRPHEQLNVDRINKHKAVCSKHFVGGNGPTTMYPDPIQADGSRHRSRIREKKSLLSNRKRKLRLEDSTKIINVEPVDSTEEATAFRDQITQTDIQWVSPVDVLSLSVEIHQLRSTVESQERTIAELEKLRSTVESQERTIADLKKLRSTVESQERTIAELQMQQLQSTPFPIKEEVTVKEET; encoded by the exons ATGGTCATTCGGTGCGCGTGGGGCGATTGTAACGCGGATGAAAGATATCCTGAAAGGTTAGACGGAGGACGGTTTATATTGTTTCCGAAACCCAAAACAAACTTGGATAAATGTATGAGGTGGATAAAAGCGTGCGGCAGACCACACGAACAGCTGAATGTAGATAGGATTAACAAACACAAAGCCGTCTGCTCAAag cACTTTGTTGGAGGAAATGGACCCACTACCATGTACCCTGACCCTATACAAGCTGATGGTTCCAGACATAGGTCAAGGATCAGAGAGAAAAAATCATTGCTGAGtaacagaaaaagaaaattacGACTTGAAGATAGCACAAAAAT TATTAATGTGGAGCCTGTAGATAGTACAGAAGAGGCCACTGCATTCCGTGACCAGATCACACAGACTGATATTCAAT GGGTGTCTCCTGTCGATGTTCTATCCCTGTCAGTAGAAATACATCAACTTCGCTCAACTGTAGAGTCACAGGAAAGAACAATTGCAGAACTGGAAAAGCTTCGCTCAACTGTAGAGTCACAGGAAAGAACAATTGCTGATCTGAAGAAGCTTCGCTCAACTGTAGAGTCACAGGAACGAACAATTGCTGAACTACAAATGCAGCAACTACAATCAACACCTTTTCCAATCAAGGAGGAAGTCACAGTAAAGGAGGAAACATGA
- the LOC138317299 gene encoding calmodulin-like translates to MADQLSEEQIAEFKEAFSLFDKDGDGTITTKELGTVMRSLGQNPTEAELQDMINEVDADGNGTIDFPEFLTMMARKMKDTDSEEELREAFKVFDKDGNGFISAAELRHVMTNLGEKLTDEEVDEMIREADTDGDGQVNYEEFVNMMASK, encoded by the exons ATG GCGGACCAACTGTCAGAGGAACAAATCGCAG AATTCAAGGAAGCATTCAGCCTGTTCGACAAAGATGGCGACGGTACCATAACAACCAAAGAGTTGGGGACAGTTATGAGGTCACTAGGTCAGAACCCGACGGAAGCTGAATTACAGGACATGATTAACGAAGTGGACGCTGACG GAAATGGTACCATTGACTTCCCCGAATTCTTGACAATGATGGCACGGAAAATGAAAGACACGGATTCCGAAGAGGAATTGAGAGAGGCATTCAAAGTCTTTGATAAAGACGGTAACGGATTTATCAGTGCAGCTGAATTACGACATGTGATGACAAATTTAGGAGAAAAACTAACAGACGAGGAAGTAGATGAAATGATCCGAGAGGCTGACACTGATGGTGATGGGCAAGTCAATTATGAAG AATTCGTCAATATGATGGCCTCAAAGTGA
- the LOC138317298 gene encoding calmodulin-like, translating into MAHGFTEEQLAEYREAFDMFDKDGSGSITIEEMVTVMKELGQSADEEELKAELTAMDTNKDGTIEFDEFLETLKKMPSENSREEELKECFQLFDKNKQGYLTIPELKHILQDLGNDSFTDEEVDELVKEGELNVDGRLNYEKFVKMMTGPP; encoded by the exons AATACAGAGAAGCGTTTGATATGTTTGACAAAGATGGTAGTGGAAGTATTACCATCGAGGAGATGGTCACGGTGATGAAGGAGCTTGGTCAAAGCGCGGATGAAGAGGAGCTAAAAGCGGAACTGACTGCCATGGACACAAACA AGGACGGTACCATTGAATTCGACGAGTTTTTAGAGACCCTGAAAAAAATGCCATCTGAAAACTCGCGCGAAGAAGAGCTGAAAGAATGTTTTCAACTGTTTGATAAGAATAAACAAGGTTATTTGACTATACCAGAGCTGAAGCATATTTTACAGGATTTGGGAAACGATTCATTCACGGACGAGGAAGTTGATGAACTAGTCAAAGAAGGAGAATTAAATGTCGACGGCCGTCTGAACTATGAGA AGTTTGTCAAGATGATGACAGGACCACCTTAG